The Oryctolagus cuniculus chromosome 5, mOryCun1.1, whole genome shotgun sequence genome includes a region encoding these proteins:
- the POM121L2 gene encoding POM121-like protein 2 → MGSYLGKTDPSASSSAQVRTDLPTGRTNRRPSPPLYQMHRVQHVHCVHSGLQHRPARRLPRWDPSRPPARRVNEAWRRFPMRRTQNSIMRPLPSDWWESYCKRTIWSLRHPRPVCSPVTVKISPPERRAAASLSPANVINSAGPLASEQPPDPCAKETVLRALRECGERKQKREQPQLPEGLRRRSAPEARPSAFKPLVKTGAPPRFVPRRGPLKRSRNSWGPDADLSRRPSWSSWSSGASTHTGPPSSKRNPISSSYSSSRYFSEPWRRSILRASLQSPEWPIKKQDSGGQPHSPVPPDTGSESSEACVPSGSPLLLPRSADPLPVSPAPWSGDGIAEEDLALGGTAGLLGSNRARKDTTEAPADRVPGGRPAVHQPSSAGAAAQGPDPLLEGVQAMRKSPSPRGSPRATGEAVSATCSPPAPAGCSQSQPLPGPCSESRSRAACISPAPSGTRSPVTGTVPQADRADVSPAAPPTQSAQSALKGSPTPQPPEPVPAAHMVLKPRWEPQHDMGKGDAINSSAAPAAAFPSPFLCTAPGTTTPTFKPIFRGAVAPLKTLPVPAPFPTKQPSAPFPPASSHLFHGLVKATSVVMSTSLTSAPTDSTLKPALSLGVMSMASAVGSTCSVPSTWHTFLLGATQALRTGFSPGTGLFLPSPQRPTIPPVRTVTIFSQVLPSAVQIASSSSSNNNANFSVSGSPLSAPALVPTLSPRSSSLAPVSTSPTGSSPRPPFPPSPGAPHLPATNGLKQGHSQPVVPTSFSSSSLSGNSKVLPPTPMPAPSWPNLGGTTQPGFGDQTSSASTFYPPASFKPDLSSGFPFSQTSIPGFGAVTQKRRSGACGPVFGSKAPRPFAFGGVVTPMDCGEPEQLSPTVPDMSSTRGAFGTGAVPSGAPGPGTPFGKSWRQNTQGLSGQSTPFALGRSSLSARNTTFGMASMSPFAQSASFFGKAKAGSSLGFGLLSPTAQDTVARGPFRPALPSFSIGAKSKTPKKWEQGHSRRHRAHRK, encoded by the coding sequence ATGGGCAGTTACCTGGGCAAGACCGACCCCTCGGCGTCGTCCTCCGCCCAGGTGCGCACTGACTTGCCCACCGGGCGGACAAACCGCCGACCGTCTCCGCCTCTCTACCAGATGCATCGGGTTCAGCACGTCCACTGCGTCCACTCCGGGCTTCAGCACAGGCCGGCCAGGCGGCTGCCGCGCTGGGACCCGTCCCGCCCTCCGGCACGCAGAGTCAACGAGGCCTGGAGGCGCTTCCCCATGAGGcggacccagaactccatcatgCGGCCTCTGCCCTCCGACTGGTGGGAAAGCTATTGCAAGCGGACCATCTGGTCACTTCGGCACCCCAGGCCGGTATGCAGCCCGGTGACCGTCAAGATCTCGCCTCCCGAGCGGAGGGCCGCCGCGTCCCTTTCGCCGGCAAACGTCATCAACTCTGcagggcccctggcttcggagcagcccCCGGACCCCTGTGCCAAGGAGACGGTCCTGCGGGCCCTCCGGGAGTGCggggagagaaagcagaagagggagcAGCCGCAGTTACCCGAGGGCCTGCGCCGCAGGAGCGCTCCGGAGGCCAGGCCCTCGGCGTTTAAGCCCCTGGTGAAAACCGGAGCTCCCCCTCGCTTTGTGCCCAGGCGGGGGCCTCTGAAGAGAAGCCGGAACTCCTGGGGCCCCGATGCCGACCTGAGCAGGAGGCCCAGTTGGTCTTCTTggagctctggggccagcacacacacaggccctcCCAGCTCGAAAAGAAATCCCATCAGCAGCAGCTACAGCTCTTCCAGATACTTCTCCGAGCCGTGGAGGAGAAGCATCCTCAGGGCATCGCTTCAGAGCCCGGAGTGGCCAATCAAAAAGCAGGACAGTGGTGGACAGCCTCACTCTCCAGTCCCCCCGGACACAGGCAGTGAGTCATCTGAAGCCTGTGTCCCCTCTGGGTcgcccctgctcctccccaggtCTGCAGACCCGCTCCCAGTGTCCCCAGCTCCCTGGAGTGGTGACGGCATTGCAGAGGAGGACCTGGCCTTGGGAGGGACGGCTGGGTTACTGGGGAGCAACAGGGCCAGAAAGGACACAACTGAGGCCCCTGCAGACAGGGTCCCTGGGGGGAGGCCTGCTGTCCACCAGCCTTCTTCAGCGggagctgcagcccagggcccagatcCCCTGCTAGAAGGCGTACAGGCAATGCGGAAGTCCCCGAGTCCTCGGGGCTCCCCACGGGCCACCGGAGAGGCCGTCAGTGCTACCTGTTCCCCTCCCGCCCCTGCGGGGTGCTCACAGTCGCAGCCCCTCCCGGGCCCCTGTTCAGAGTCCAGGTCCAGAGCTGCTTGCATCTCGCCAGCCCCCAGTGGCACCAGGTCACCAGTCACTGGCACCGTCCCTCAGGCTGACAGGGCTGACGTCAGCCCAGCAGCACCGCCCACCCAAAGTGCTCAGTCCGCACTGAAGGGCAGCCCAACCCCCCAGCCTCCTGAACCTGTACCAGCTGCTCACATGGTGCTAAAACCCAGGTGGGAGCCCCAACACGATATGGGCAAGGGAGACGCCATTAACTCCAGCGCAGCTCCTGCAGCGGCCTTTCCAAGCCCTTTCCTCTGCACAGCTCCAGGTACCACAACGCCCACTTTCAAGCCCATCTTCCGGGGTGCCGTAGCACCACTTAAAACCCTGCCGGTGCCGGCTCCCTTCCCCACTAAGCAGCCCTCAGCTCCATTCCCCCCAGCTTCCTCCCACCTCTTCCACGGCCTGGTCAAAGCCACTTCTGTGGTCATGTCCACCAGCCTCACCAGCGCACCCACAGACTCCACCTTGAAGCCCGCTTTGAGCTTGGGGGTCATGAGTATGGCCAGTGCCGTGGGCAGCACTTGTTCTGTGCCTTCCACTTGGCACACTTTCCTCCTGGGGGCCACCCAGGCCTTGAGAACCGGTTTCTCGCCAGGCACAGGCTTGTTCCTCCCATCACCCCAGCGTCCTACCATTCCCCCTGTTCGTACAGTCACCATCTTCAGCCAAGTTCTTCCCAGTGCTGTCCAGATAgcttccagcagcagcagcaacaacaatgCTAATTTTTCTGTCTCTGGCAGCCCcctgtctgccccagccctggtgccCACATTATCTCCCAgaagctccagcctggcccccgTGTCCACAAGTCCTACAGGGTCAAGCCCAAGGCCACCTTTCCCACCATCTCCAGGAGCCCCTCACCTGCCTGCCACAAATGGGCTGAAGCAAGGCCACTCCCAGCCAGTTGTTCCCACAAGCTTCAGCAGCTCTTCCCTTTCTGGGAACTCAAAAGTGCTTCCCCCAACCCCCATGCCAGCTCCCTCTTGGCCAAATCTGGGTGGCACCACACAGCCAGGCTTTGGGGATCAGACATCCTCAGCTTCTACCTTCTACCCCCCTGCCAGCTTCAAGCCAGACCTTAGCAGCGGCTTTCCCTTCAGTCAAACCAGTATCCCCGGCTTTGGAGCTGTGACCCAGAAACGCCGGAGTGGGGCCTGTGGCCCAGTGTTTGGCAGCAAAGCCCCACGGCCCTTTGCCTTTGGGGGAGTAGTGACCCCTATGGACTGCGGGGAGCCTGAGCAGCTCAGCCCCACTGTCCCGGACATGAGCTCCACACGTGGAGCTTTTGGCACTGGAGCAGTGCCGAGcggggctcctggccctgggaccCCTTTTGGAAAAAGCTGGAGGCAGAACACTCAGGGCTTGTCTGGCCAGAGTACCCCTTTTGCCTTGGGGAGGAGCAGTCTTTCTGCCAGAAACACTACCTTTGGGATGGCCTCGATGAGCCCCTTTGCTCAGAGCGCGTCTTTCTTCGGGAAAGCAAAGGCGGGTAGCAGTTTAGGTTTCGGGTTGCTCTCCCCCACTGCCCAAGACACTGTGGCGCGAGGACCTTTCAGACCAGCACTGCCTTCATTTTCCATTGGTGCGAAGTCCAAAACCCCAAAGAAGTGGGAGCAAGGGCACTCCCGGAGGCATCGTGCCCACAGGAAATAG